The Meiothermus sp. CFH 77666 genome includes a region encoding these proteins:
- the gap gene encoding type I glyceraldehyde-3-phosphate dehydrogenase yields MKVGINGFGRIGRQVFRILQERGVEVVGINDLSDNAILAHLFKYDSNYGRFPGTVSYDEKNITVNGKTIRVYEEKDPANLPWGEIGADIVIESTGRFTKLEAAEAHLKAGAKKVIISAPGKGDMLTVVMGVNEHMYDPSKHHVISNASCTTNGLAPVAKVLNDNFGIEKGILTTVHAYTASQSLVDAVKDDPRDARAAALNIVPSETGAAKAVGLVIPELKGKFGGMAFRVPTSTVSVVDFTAILNKEASKEEINAAMKAAAEGPLKGILAYTEEPLVSSDLKGDPHSSIFSALDTLVVGNMVKVVSWYDNEWGYSCRVADLAQYIGKKL; encoded by the coding sequence ATGAAAGTAGGCATCAACGGTTTCGGGCGCATTGGCCGCCAGGTGTTCCGGATCCTGCAAGAGCGCGGGGTGGAAGTGGTCGGCATCAACGACCTGTCGGATAACGCCATCCTGGCCCACCTGTTCAAATACGACTCTAACTATGGCCGCTTTCCCGGAACCGTCAGCTACGACGAGAAGAACATCACCGTCAATGGCAAAACCATCCGGGTCTACGAGGAAAAAGACCCGGCCAATCTGCCCTGGGGCGAGATTGGGGCCGACATCGTGATTGAGTCCACCGGGCGCTTTACCAAGCTCGAGGCCGCCGAGGCCCACCTCAAGGCCGGTGCCAAAAAGGTCATCATCAGCGCACCCGGCAAGGGCGACATGCTGACGGTGGTGATGGGCGTCAACGAGCACATGTACGACCCCAGCAAGCATCACGTCATTTCCAACGCCAGCTGCACCACCAACGGCCTGGCCCCGGTGGCCAAGGTGCTCAACGACAACTTCGGAATTGAAAAAGGCATCCTGACCACCGTCCACGCCTACACCGCCAGTCAGAGCCTGGTGGATGCCGTGAAGGACGACCCCCGCGACGCTCGAGCGGCTGCACTGAACATTGTGCCCAGCGAGACCGGCGCGGCCAAGGCGGTGGGGCTGGTCATCCCCGAGCTCAAGGGCAAGTTTGGCGGAATGGCCTTCCGCGTGCCGACCAGCACGGTCTCGGTAGTGGATTTCACCGCCATCCTGAACAAGGAAGCCAGCAAAGAAGAAATCAACGCGGCTATGAAAGCGGCGGCCGAAGGCCCCCTGAAGGGCATTCTGGCCTACACCGAGGAGCCTTTGGTCTCGAGCGACCTCAAGGGCGACCCCCACTCCTCCATCTTCAGCGCCCTCGACACCCTGGTAGTGGGCAACATGGTCAAGGTGGTGAGCTGGTACGACAACGAGTGGGGCTATAGCTGCCGCGTGGCCGACCTGGCCCAGTACATAGGCAAGAAGCTCTAA
- a CDS encoding glycerol-3-phosphate acyltransferase: MDFLLVLLAYLIGSINFPILAGRLRGWDIRERDLAGTSGVFRQLGKGWGVGVGVLEVGKGMLAAWLAGLSASFWAAPLCALAVVAGHIWPVWFGFRGGGGLAAAGGYALWTFPQETLWSLLVFALGLGVYFLLFKRDRFQGIGSIPFAAILAFLYLAYVLGADARAFYTLLALGGVMALRGVLVLTGRWWHR, encoded by the coding sequence ATGGACTTTCTACTGGTGTTGCTGGCCTACCTGATCGGTTCGATTAATTTCCCTATCCTGGCGGGTCGCTTACGGGGTTGGGACATCCGCGAGCGTGACCTGGCCGGTACGTCCGGGGTTTTTCGCCAACTGGGAAAGGGTTGGGGGGTGGGGGTGGGGGTGCTCGAGGTGGGCAAGGGGATGTTGGCCGCCTGGCTGGCGGGCTTATCGGCCAGTTTCTGGGCCGCGCCGCTGTGTGCTCTGGCCGTGGTGGCCGGTCACATCTGGCCTGTCTGGTTTGGCTTTCGGGGAGGGGGGGGCTTGGCGGCCGCAGGGGGCTACGCGCTCTGGACCTTCCCCCAGGAAACCCTCTGGAGCCTGCTGGTTTTTGCGCTCGGGTTGGGGGTCTATTTTCTGCTTTTCAAGCGAGACCGCTTTCAAGGGATTGGCTCCATCCCGTTTGCGGCCATCCTGGCTTTTCTTTATCTGGCTTATGTTCTGGGGGCGGATGCCAGAGCCTTCTACACCCTACTTGCGCTGGGGGGGGTCATGGCGCTGCGGGGGGTACTGGTGCTCACAGGCCGTTGGTGGCACCGCTAG
- a CDS encoding A24 family peptidase yields the protein MDFFPLPLLAVFAFVLGSLVGSFLNVVIYRLPAGISVVWPRSRCPHCGQVLSPLELVPIISWVVQGGRCKSCKAPISARYPAVEALTAVLFTAAALLHPVFPDLLFIWAFIALLIALSFIDIDTKTLPNSLNFAGILLGLLGALLLGYPQAFPQAIDSGLMGAGLVALFAGFGGLLYNRLKDGPREGPFGLHLVHLAAMVGAWGGMLGTVEGVWLGGLGIVVGLFNASLNARSGKVFALHDGLTLGLTALAPLLAWVLGLSPLESLRGMLVSAGGMALAGMLYWWLRNPSDKVEPELEAENPTGYVTVMGYGDVVLAGFLGVWLGFTNLLVGLFVAVFAGAILGLIMRRFGGDNQIPFGPYLAIGGLIAFFYGTAIVQWYLSYIGLS from the coding sequence GTGGATTTTTTCCCTTTGCCTCTGCTGGCAGTGTTCGCGTTTGTGCTGGGCAGCCTGGTTGGCTCGTTTCTGAATGTGGTTATTTATCGCCTTCCAGCTGGCATCTCGGTGGTGTGGCCCCGCTCGCGTTGCCCCCACTGTGGGCAGGTGCTCTCCCCCCTCGAGTTGGTGCCCATAATCTCCTGGGTTGTCCAGGGGGGTCGGTGCAAAAGTTGTAAGGCCCCCATCTCGGCGCGCTATCCGGCTGTGGAAGCCCTGACGGCGGTTCTCTTTACCGCAGCAGCCCTCCTTCACCCGGTTTTTCCCGACTTACTCTTCATCTGGGCTTTTATCGCTTTACTGATTGCGCTCTCGTTTATAGATATTGATACCAAGACCCTGCCCAACTCCCTCAACTTTGCCGGTATCTTGCTGGGGTTGCTGGGGGCCTTACTGCTCGGTTATCCACAGGCTTTTCCACAAGCCATTGACAGCGGCCTGATGGGGGCTGGGCTGGTGGCCTTGTTTGCGGGCTTTGGGGGCCTGCTCTACAACCGCTTGAAGGATGGCCCCCGCGAGGGCCCCTTTGGCCTGCACCTGGTACACCTGGCCGCCATGGTGGGGGCCTGGGGGGGCATGCTGGGCACGGTGGAGGGCGTTTGGTTGGGCGGGTTGGGCATTGTGGTGGGGCTCTTCAATGCCTCGCTCAACGCCCGCAGCGGAAAGGTATTCGCGCTGCACGACGGCCTGACCCTGGGGCTCACCGCGTTGGCGCCCCTGCTGGCCTGGGTGCTGGGCTTATCGCCCCTCGAGAGTCTGCGCGGCATGCTGGTAAGCGCAGGGGGCATGGCCCTGGCGGGCATGCTCTACTGGTGGCTTCGCAACCCCTCCGACAAGGTCGAACCCGAGCTCGAGGCCGAAAACCCCACCGGCTACGTGACCGTGATGGGCTATGGCGATGTGGTGCTGGCAGGCTTTCTGGGGGTCTGGCTGGGCTTCACCAACCTGCTGGTAGGGCTTTTTGTGGCGGTATTTGCGGGCGCCATCCTTGGCCTGATCATGCGCCGGTTTGGGGGCGACAACCAGATTCCCTTTGGGCCGTACCTGGCCATTGGGGGGTTAATTGCCTTTTTCTATGGCACCGCCATTGTGCAGTGGTATTTGAGCTATATCGGCCTGTCCTGA
- a CDS encoding GNAT family N-acetyltransferase encodes MPQRYIPPPTPQYALESGPILLKDGRTATLRPARPEDRELFVEFLERLSPQARTFRFFSEVRPETAADLLLRKPPDEDKVTLVVLSGDPERIIATGEYVQEGPGSTSAEVAFLVDDWYQGKGLGSLLLERLALIGVQRGIRRFHAFTLAENKQMLDVFKASGFKVESHADSGEVEVSFEIEPSPEMVAKFELRERVATVASLLPVLRPKGVAVVGASRDPSSVGYQVLEHLVLNRFQGPVYPVNTAATPAAGEVPVVGSMLAYTSIKAVPGPIDLAIITTPREKVQEAAEACGQRGVRALMVVTTDMDTQQIKALVATCRHYGMRLLGPGSLALMSTSPEVQLCAGLAPKLPLRGRLAMSSQSGAVGLAVLEYAREMGLGFSNFVSLGAKVDISSNDLLQYWEEDPATGLILLYVESFGNPRRFARLARRIGRKKPILAVRPGRDPVVEALFKQAGVVRAENLEEMFDIAAVLAHQPLPEGTRVALLSNASGPANLAREALETEGLTAEVRDLGSRASAQDYLKAARELLAGGYDAAIALFVPLGYATLDEVADALRTAFHEAREQGVSIPVLTCFMTAGRPRVRLGEEQVPSYRFPESAGKALAAAYAYARWRKKPPGEIPDHGVQENEARALVASLKGTLNKAQTAQLLRYFGLEAGFTAEGIALALRVKGDPLFGSVLTLALTGLPLGEQALGIRIAPLTDSEALEMLEPLSGKAHLESLQDILLRVSRLVEELPEVESLELSLRATSKNTAITEAQVRLRG; translated from the coding sequence ATGCCACAGCGCTACATTCCACCCCCCACCCCCCAGTACGCCCTCGAGTCCGGCCCCATCCTGCTCAAGGATGGGCGCACCGCCACCCTTCGGCCTGCCCGGCCCGAGGATCGGGAGCTGTTTGTGGAGTTCCTGGAGCGCCTCTCCCCTCAGGCCCGCACCTTCCGGTTTTTCTCCGAGGTACGCCCCGAAACCGCCGCCGACCTGCTGCTTCGCAAGCCGCCCGACGAGGATAAAGTCACCCTGGTGGTGCTCTCGGGCGACCCCGAGCGCATCATTGCCACAGGGGAGTACGTGCAGGAGGGGCCGGGCTCCACCTCGGCGGAGGTGGCCTTTTTGGTGGATGACTGGTATCAGGGAAAAGGTCTGGGCTCGCTCTTACTCGAACGCCTGGCCCTGATCGGGGTTCAGCGGGGCATTCGGCGTTTCCATGCTTTCACCCTGGCTGAAAATAAGCAGATGCTGGATGTGTTCAAGGCCAGCGGCTTCAAGGTGGAGTCCCACGCCGACTCTGGCGAGGTCGAGGTCAGCTTTGAGATTGAACCCAGCCCGGAGATGGTCGCCAAGTTTGAGCTGCGTGAGCGGGTGGCGACGGTAGCCTCGCTTCTGCCGGTCTTGCGCCCGAAGGGAGTGGCCGTGGTGGGCGCATCCCGCGACCCCAGCAGCGTGGGCTATCAGGTTCTGGAGCACCTGGTGCTCAACCGCTTCCAGGGCCCGGTCTATCCCGTCAACACGGCCGCTACCCCTGCGGCGGGCGAGGTTCCGGTGGTGGGCTCGATGCTGGCCTACACCTCCATCAAGGCCGTGCCGGGGCCCATAGACCTTGCCATCATCACTACGCCGCGCGAAAAAGTGCAGGAGGCCGCCGAAGCCTGCGGGCAGCGCGGGGTGCGGGCTTTGATGGTGGTCACCACCGACATGGATACCCAGCAAATCAAAGCGCTGGTGGCAACCTGTCGGCACTATGGCATGCGCCTTCTGGGGCCGGGATCGCTGGCCCTGATGAGCACCAGTCCAGAGGTGCAGCTTTGTGCGGGGCTGGCCCCAAAGTTGCCGCTTCGGGGCCGCCTGGCCATGTCGAGCCAGAGCGGGGCAGTGGGATTGGCCGTGCTCGAGTACGCCCGCGAGATGGGCCTGGGGTTCTCGAACTTCGTCTCGCTGGGGGCCAAGGTAGATATCTCTTCCAACGACCTGCTCCAGTACTGGGAGGAAGACCCCGCCACCGGGCTGATCCTCTTGTATGTGGAGTCGTTCGGCAACCCCCGGCGTTTTGCGCGGCTGGCAAGGCGGATAGGGCGGAAAAAGCCCATTCTGGCCGTGCGGCCAGGCCGCGACCCGGTGGTAGAGGCCCTGTTCAAACAAGCGGGGGTGGTGCGGGCGGAAAATCTGGAGGAAATGTTTGATATCGCCGCCGTGCTGGCCCACCAGCCCTTGCCGGAAGGCACTCGCGTCGCCCTCTTGAGCAATGCTTCGGGGCCGGCCAATCTGGCCAGGGAGGCCCTCGAGACGGAGGGCCTGACCGCCGAGGTGCGTGACCTGGGCTCGAGGGCCTCTGCCCAGGATTATCTGAAAGCCGCCAGGGAGCTTCTGGCCGGCGGCTACGACGCAGCCATTGCCTTATTCGTACCGCTGGGCTATGCCACCCTGGACGAGGTGGCCGATGCCCTGCGCACAGCCTTCCACGAGGCCAGGGAACAAGGGGTGAGCATCCCCGTCCTGACCTGTTTCATGACCGCCGGGCGGCCCCGGGTGCGGCTGGGCGAGGAGCAGGTGCCCTCGTACCGCTTTCCCGAGTCGGCGGGCAAGGCCCTGGCTGCCGCCTACGCCTACGCCCGGTGGCGCAAAAAACCGCCAGGGGAAATCCCCGACCATGGGGTGCAAGAAAACGAGGCTCGAGCCCTGGTAGCCAGCCTCAAGGGCACTTTGAACAAAGCTCAGACCGCCCAACTGCTGAGGTATTTTGGCCTGGAGGCAGGCTTCACAGCAGAGGGCATTGCCCTGGCCCTGCGGGTCAAGGGCGACCCGCTGTTTGGCTCGGTGCTGACGCTGGCCCTGACAGGGCTGCCGCTGGGCGAGCAGGCTCTGGGCATTCGTATTGCCCCCCTCACCGACAGCGAAGCGCTGGAAATGCTCGAGCCCCTGTCCGGCAAGGCCCACCTGGAAAGCTTGCAGGACATTCTGCTACGGGTCTCGAGGTTGGTCGAAGAACTCCCCGAGGTCGAGAGCCTCGAGCTATCCCTGCGGGCCACTTCTAAAAACACCGCCATCACCGAGGCCCAGGTTCGGCTTAGAGGCTAG
- a CDS encoding LysR family transcriptional regulator, translated as MRVKAKFWLESDSGHFLLGPGTLRLLVAVAEQGSLKAGAKAVRLSYRGAWERLRKAEEGLGFPLLERHSGGEGGGGSTLTPPALELIERYQRFVQQAEAALEAHFMEVFAGYSQKRDASRS; from the coding sequence ATGCGAGTCAAGGCGAAGTTCTGGCTCGAGTCCGATTCCGGCCACTTTTTGCTTGGGCCTGGCACGCTGCGCCTGCTGGTAGCAGTGGCCGAGCAGGGCAGCCTCAAGGCCGGGGCCAAGGCGGTTCGGCTAAGTTATAGGGGTGCTTGGGAGAGGCTTCGAAAGGCTGAGGAGGGGTTGGGTTTCCCTTTGCTCGAGCGCCACTCGGGGGGGGAGGGAGGCGGGGGCAGTACCCTCACGCCCCCAGCCCTGGAACTAATTGAACGTTATCAACGGTTTGTTCAGCAGGCAGAGGCGGCGCTCGAGGCCCACTTCATGGAGGTGTTTGCGGGATATTCGCAGAAGCGAGATGCAAGTCGTTCATAA
- the ftsH gene encoding ATP-dependent zinc metalloprotease FtsH, producing the protein MPTRINPWSLVAVVILAYWLFTLFGSSNTRTTIPYSDFIAYVEQGKVARVILQEGRINGFFKAPERIQAGNTTETTDRFTVVALPPGFSDPQFTNLLRQNGVEITNRPPSIWPQLLYTLIPVLALIGFWWFFFMRSQGGAGQVMQFGQSRARQYGKEKRVNTTFKDVAGHTEAKRELMEVVDFLKNPQKYIAIGAEIPKGVLLVGPPGTGKTLLTRAVAGEAGVPFFSVSASEFMEMFVGVGASRVRTLFEEARRNAPAIIFIDELDSIGRKRGAGIGGGHDEREQTLNQILSEMDGFEKDTSVIVLAATNRPDILDPALLRPGRFDRQVVIGLPTLEERKEILQVHMRGKKFAPDVDVNNLARLTPQFSGADLKNLVNEAALQAARENATEIANVHFQTALDKIMLGLERGTLKLSEQEKRAVAYHEAGHAIAGEVLPYADKTEKVSIVPRGMALGVRWSKPEERILMSKEHLEDTLAMTLAGRAAEELFVGTITTGAANDFKQATSLAKQMVLDWGMGDHFKNVAWGSNQGPIFLGEEIAKKQDHSEETSRLIDADIQAILDRAYEKAKQVLSSNAEAMHRLAEELLESEIVQGERVREIIAEAKRPEVVAPAAFKPEV; encoded by the coding sequence TTGCCTACACGCATCAATCCCTGGAGCTTGGTCGCTGTCGTCATTCTGGCCTACTGGCTCTTTACCCTATTTGGCAGTAGCAACACCCGTACGACAATACCGTACAGCGATTTCATCGCTTATGTCGAGCAAGGCAAGGTAGCCCGGGTAATACTGCAAGAGGGCCGCATCAACGGCTTTTTCAAAGCCCCTGAGCGCATTCAGGCTGGCAACACAACCGAAACCACCGACCGCTTTACGGTTGTTGCGCTCCCACCGGGCTTCAGCGACCCACAGTTCACCAATCTACTGCGCCAGAATGGGGTCGAAATTACCAACCGCCCCCCTAGCATCTGGCCCCAGTTGCTGTACACTTTAATCCCGGTATTGGCACTCATTGGCTTCTGGTGGTTCTTCTTCATGCGTTCGCAGGGGGGAGCTGGCCAGGTTATGCAGTTTGGGCAGAGTCGGGCCCGCCAGTACGGTAAGGAAAAACGGGTCAACACCACCTTCAAGGATGTGGCCGGTCACACCGAGGCCAAGCGGGAGCTGATGGAGGTGGTGGACTTTCTCAAAAACCCACAGAAGTACATTGCCATTGGGGCCGAGATTCCCAAGGGCGTGCTGCTGGTTGGGCCGCCAGGAACCGGCAAAACCCTCCTGACCCGCGCCGTAGCCGGGGAGGCTGGCGTGCCCTTCTTCTCGGTATCGGCCTCGGAGTTCATGGAGATGTTTGTGGGGGTGGGGGCCAGCCGGGTGCGCACCCTGTTTGAGGAGGCCCGCCGCAACGCCCCGGCCATTATCTTTATTGACGAGCTGGACTCGATTGGGCGCAAGCGTGGCGCCGGTATTGGCGGCGGCCACGACGAGCGGGAGCAAACCCTCAACCAGATCCTCTCGGAGATGGACGGCTTCGAGAAGGACACCAGCGTAATCGTGCTAGCCGCGACCAACCGCCCGGACATTCTGGACCCGGCCCTGTTGCGCCCCGGACGTTTTGACCGCCAGGTGGTTATTGGGCTACCCACCCTGGAAGAGCGCAAAGAAATTTTGCAGGTACACATGAGGGGCAAGAAGTTTGCCCCCGATGTGGATGTGAACAACCTGGCCCGCCTCACCCCGCAGTTTAGCGGCGCCGACCTGAAGAACCTGGTAAACGAAGCCGCCCTGCAAGCCGCCCGCGAAAACGCCACCGAGATTGCCAACGTACACTTCCAGACCGCGCTCGACAAAATCATGCTGGGTCTGGAGCGGGGCACCCTCAAGCTCAGCGAGCAGGAAAAGCGGGCGGTGGCCTACCACGAAGCGGGCCACGCTATTGCCGGTGAGGTACTGCCCTATGCCGACAAGACCGAGAAGGTCTCGATTGTGCCCCGAGGGATGGCCCTGGGGGTGCGCTGGAGCAAGCCCGAGGAGCGCATTCTGATGAGCAAGGAGCACCTCGAGGACACCCTGGCCATGACCCTGGCTGGCCGGGCTGCCGAGGAGCTATTTGTGGGCACCATCACCACCGGGGCTGCCAACGACTTCAAGCAGGCCACCAGCCTGGCCAAGCAGATGGTGCTGGACTGGGGCATGGGAGATCACTTCAAGAACGTGGCCTGGGGTTCCAACCAGGGGCCCATCTTTCTGGGCGAAGAAATCGCCAAGAAGCAAGACCACTCCGAAGAAACCAGCCGCCTGATTGACGCCGATATTCAGGCCATTCTGGATCGGGCCTACGAAAAAGCCAAGCAGGTATTATCTAGCAATGCCGAGGCCATGCACCGGCTGGCTGAAGAACTGCTGGAGTCGGAGATTGTGCAGGGCGAGCGGGTACGGGAAATTATCGCTGAAGCCAAGCGCCCCGAGGTAGTAGCCCCTGCAGCGTTCAAGCCTGAAGTCTGA
- a CDS encoding tetratricopeptide repeat protein produces MQAVLEALHQGDYDTAFETLVRTLALAQGQEAAEVALLLAEAYSLYGEGGIEGANRALEEGVGSVPTLEAHPRYRAILGEMRALEGASEEDVRQILPQTHDPRALYHQAQALMYLGLPEEALEILNRPLELPAFLAWRAQTLRGKALERLGQAAEAAAAYREAARLAVGLEHYWNLIDAAAMFVEAGMGQEALETLREAEPDAPELEDPEDAATRYYLEARSQLLLGNPSLALEAIQQALAKEREGAEAAHGTPLVHGQALMQLGYPREAIEAFREAVRRAEDSDKSYALHELAVACLEAGELAEAESALREVLRDPEYGHQGEAYGDLAEILYRLGRYEEASQAAHQAIQLGSLSAGYLILGNLAYDLLHLEEALEHYTKACEEAPEGSRDWVTAQQMVVDTLAQLGFRHPDEIASRSEAVLPYLHPADEWHQTLNNYLERARSLIGGSRTLN; encoded by the coding sequence ATGCAAGCGGTTCTCGAGGCCCTCCACCAAGGCGACTACGATACGGCGTTTGAGACGCTGGTACGCACACTCGCGCTGGCCCAGGGGCAGGAGGCCGCAGAGGTGGCTTTGCTGCTGGCAGAGGCTTATTCGCTGTATGGGGAAGGGGGTATCGAAGGGGCCAACCGGGCCCTGGAGGAAGGAGTGGGTAGTGTGCCCACCCTCGAGGCCCACCCCCGCTACCGCGCCATTCTGGGCGAGATGCGCGCCCTGGAGGGGGCCTCGGAAGAAGATGTGCGGCAAATTTTGCCCCAGACCCACGACCCCCGTGCGCTCTACCACCAGGCCCAGGCCCTGATGTACCTGGGCTTGCCTGAAGAAGCGCTGGAGATTTTGAACCGGCCCCTCGAGCTGCCTGCTTTCCTGGCCTGGCGGGCCCAAACCCTGCGGGGCAAGGCCCTGGAGCGCCTGGGCCAGGCTGCCGAGGCGGCTGCTGCTTACAGGGAGGCCGCGCGGCTGGCCGTAGGGCTGGAACACTACTGGAACCTGATAGATGCGGCAGCGATGTTCGTGGAGGCTGGAATGGGCCAGGAAGCCCTGGAGACCCTGCGGGAAGCAGAGCCCGACGCCCCCGAGCTCGAGGACCCCGAGGACGCGGCCACCCGCTACTACCTCGAGGCCCGCAGTCAGCTTTTGTTGGGCAACCCCAGCCTGGCTCTCGAGGCCATCCAGCAGGCTCTGGCCAAAGAGCGCGAAGGCGCCGAGGCGGCTCACGGCACCCCCCTGGTACACGGACAGGCTCTTATGCAACTGGGTTACCCCCGCGAGGCCATCGAGGCTTTCCGCGAGGCCGTTCGGCGGGCCGAAGACTCCGACAAAAGCTACGCCCTACACGAACTGGCGGTGGCCTGCCTGGAAGCGGGCGAGCTGGCCGAAGCCGAGTCGGCCTTACGCGAGGTCTTGCGCGACCCCGAGTATGGCCACCAGGGCGAAGCCTATGGCGACCTGGCCGAGATCCTCTACCGCCTGGGCCGCTATGAAGAGGCCTCCCAGGCCGCCCACCAAGCCATTCAGCTGGGCAGTCTAAGCGCAGGGTATCTGATTCTGGGCAACCTGGCTTACGACCTGCTGCACCTGGAGGAGGCCCTCGAGCACTACACCAAAGCCTGCGAAGAAGCCCCCGAAGGCAGCCGCGACTGGGTTACGGCCCAGCAAATGGTGGTGGATACCCTGGCCCAGTTGGGCTTTCGTCACCCCGACGAGATCGCCTCACGTAGCGAAGCTGTGTTGCCCTATTTACACCCGGCAGACGAATGGCACCAAACCCTCAACAACTACCTCGAGCGGGCCAGAAGCCTGATCGGTGGCAGCCGGACGCTGAACTAG
- the mgsA gene encoding methylglyoxal synthase, translated as MKVLALIAHDGKKTDMVSFAKDHKDLLSRFPLVATGTTGRLLQEKAGLNVTRMLSGPLGGDQQIGAMIAEDKVLAVIFLRDPLQAQPHEPDVQALMRVCDVHNVPLATNLTAAEAVLAWLQSDLSANERQIL; from the coding sequence ATGAAGGTTCTGGCCCTCATTGCTCACGATGGCAAGAAAACCGACATGGTGTCTTTTGCCAAAGATCACAAAGACCTGCTCTCGCGCTTTCCCCTGGTTGCTACTGGCACAACCGGGCGGCTTCTGCAGGAAAAAGCTGGTCTGAACGTGACCCGGATGCTCTCAGGGCCGCTGGGCGGCGACCAGCAGATAGGGGCCATGATTGCAGAGGACAAGGTACTGGCAGTTATTTTCTTGCGTGACCCTCTTCAGGCTCAACCCCACGAGCCCGATGTGCAGGCCCTGATGCGAGTCTGCGATGTTCACAACGTTCCACTGGCCACCAACCTAACTGCCGCCGAAGCCGTGCTGGCCTGGTTGCAGAGCGACCTATCGGCTAATGAGCGGCAAATCCTTTGA